In Zobellia roscoffensis, the following are encoded in one genomic region:
- a CDS encoding 4Fe-4S dicluster domain-containing protein, whose protein sequence is MAIVITDECINCGACEPECPNTAIYEGADEWRYNDGTSLEGDVVLPDGKAVNAEEVQEPISDEIYYISPDKCTECMGFHEEPQCAAVCPVDCCVPDEDHVESEETLLAKQKFMHPDG, encoded by the coding sequence ATGGCAATAGTTATAACGGATGAATGTATTAATTGCGGAGCTTGTGAGCCGGAATGCCCTAATACTGCAATTTACGAAGGTGCTGATGAATGGCGCTATAATGATGGTACTTCTCTTGAAGGCGATGTAGTGCTTCCTGATGGGAAAGCTGTAAATGCAGAAGAGGTGCAAGAACCTATTAGTGATGAGATTTATTATATTTCACCAGATAAGTGTACGGAATGTATGGGCTTTCATGAAGAGCCGCAGTGCGCAGCGGTATGCCCTGTAGACTGTTGTGTACCGGATGAAGACCATGTAGAGTCTGAAGAAACGCTATTGGCAAAGCAAAAATTCATGCACCCCGACGGTTAG
- a CDS encoding acyl-CoA reductase encodes MNDHHKTFIAFVKLGHFLRQFVTSETPTDERSQKLDDAITLSRHKNGWFTRENVVHSLKSWGELLTEENLSAWLVSYDLNKNSPKTVALIMAGNIPLVGFHDFLSVLITGNKVLVKLSSNDNVLILFLNSYLCSIEPVFKETIEIVDGKLKGFDAVIATGSNNTSRYFEHYFSKGPHIIRKNRNSIAVLTGNESKQQLNALGEDIFRYYGLGCRSVSKVFVPEEYDFATLFEAIYPYHPIVDHDKYANNYDYNKAVYLMSEFKILDNGFLILKEDKSYSSPIASLFYERYKNLDSLKERLATDSNELQCIVGEHVTKEEIAFGLTQKPSLSDYADNIDTVDFLLRT; translated from the coding sequence ATGAACGACCATCACAAAACTTTTATTGCATTTGTTAAACTCGGCCACTTTCTAAGGCAGTTTGTTACATCAGAAACACCAACGGACGAACGGTCTCAAAAATTAGACGATGCCATTACTTTGTCCAGACATAAAAACGGTTGGTTTACAAGAGAAAATGTTGTCCACTCACTAAAAAGCTGGGGAGAACTATTAACGGAAGAAAACCTTTCTGCTTGGTTGGTGTCTTATGATTTGAATAAGAATAGTCCAAAAACCGTAGCGTTGATTATGGCAGGAAATATTCCGTTAGTCGGTTTTCATGATTTTTTATCAGTACTCATCACAGGAAATAAAGTGTTGGTTAAATTATCTTCCAATGATAATGTACTTATTTTGTTTTTAAACAGTTACCTCTGCTCTATTGAACCTGTATTTAAAGAAACAATTGAGATAGTAGATGGAAAACTGAAAGGCTTTGACGCTGTAATCGCTACGGGAAGTAATAATACTTCCCGCTATTTTGAACACTATTTCAGCAAAGGTCCTCATATTATACGGAAGAATAGAAATTCTATTGCTGTACTGACCGGAAATGAATCAAAGCAACAACTGAATGCTTTGGGCGAGGATATTTTTAGATATTACGGATTAGGGTGCCGTAGTGTGAGCAAAGTTTTTGTTCCTGAAGAGTATGATTTTGCTACGCTTTTTGAAGCAATTTACCCATACCACCCCATTGTAGACCATGATAAATATGCTAATAATTACGATTATAATAAGGCTGTTTACCTTATGTCCGAATTCAAAATACTAGATAATGGGTTTCTTATCTTAAAAGAAGACAAGAGCTATTCCTCTCCTATTGCTTCTCTATTTTATGAGCGTTATAAAAATTTAGATTCATTAAAAGAACGTCTCGCTACAGACTCAAATGAATTGCAGTGTATTGTAGGAGAACATGTTACCAAAGAAGAAATAGCTTTTGGGCTAACCCAAAAACCTTCCTTAAGTGACTATGCGGACAATATAGATACTGTTGATTTCCTGTTAAGAACCTAG
- the ychF gene encoding redox-regulated ATPase YchF → MKAGIVGLPNVGKSTLFNCLSNAKAQSANFPFCTIEPNIGVVNVPDARLQKLESLVDPERVLPATVEIVDIAGLVKGASKGEGLGNQFLGNIRETDAILHVLRCFNDDNIVHVDGSVDPIRDKETIDMELQLKDLETVDKKLDKVKRAAKTGNKEAQKEEAVLLKLKAGLEAGTSVRAIDISDDDREEYVKPLQFITDKPVMYVCNVDEAAAATGNDYVEKVKAAVAQENAEVVVLAVGTEADITELETYEERQMFLEDLGLEEPGSAKLIRGAYKLLDLETYFTAGVKEVRAWTIPVGATAPQAAGVIHTDFEKGFIRAEVIAYNDYVQFGSEAKVKEAGKMRVEGKEYIVKDGDVMHFRFNV, encoded by the coding sequence ATGAAAGCAGGTATCGTCGGGTTGCCAAACGTAGGAAAATCAACCCTTTTTAATTGTCTCTCCAATGCCAAAGCGCAAAGCGCCAATTTTCCTTTTTGTACCATAGAACCTAATATTGGGGTTGTTAATGTACCCGATGCAAGATTGCAAAAATTAGAGTCTTTAGTTGATCCAGAGCGTGTTCTCCCGGCAACTGTTGAAATTGTTGATATTGCAGGTTTGGTAAAAGGAGCAAGTAAAGGAGAAGGATTAGGTAATCAGTTTTTGGGGAACATCCGCGAAACTGACGCTATTCTGCATGTATTACGTTGTTTTAATGATGATAATATTGTGCATGTGGATGGTTCTGTAGACCCTATAAGGGACAAAGAGACCATTGATATGGAGTTGCAGCTAAAAGACCTTGAAACAGTAGACAAAAAACTGGATAAGGTAAAACGTGCTGCCAAAACGGGTAATAAAGAAGCTCAAAAAGAAGAAGCTGTTCTTTTAAAATTGAAAGCAGGATTAGAAGCAGGAACGTCTGTTCGTGCCATTGATATTTCTGATGATGATAGAGAAGAATATGTAAAACCATTACAATTCATTACGGATAAACCTGTAATGTATGTTTGTAATGTTGATGAAGCAGCGGCTGCTACAGGAAATGACTATGTTGAAAAAGTAAAAGCTGCCGTTGCTCAAGAAAATGCTGAAGTAGTTGTTTTGGCCGTTGGAACAGAAGCAGATATTACAGAGTTAGAAACATATGAAGAGCGTCAAATGTTCCTAGAAGATCTGGGCCTTGAAGAACCTGGTTCTGCCAAGTTAATCCGTGGGGCTTATAAATTATTAGATTTAGAAACCTATTTTACTGCGGGTGTAAAAGAAGTACGTGCATGGACTATTCCTGTTGGTGCAACTGCTCCACAGGCAGCAGGTGTTATACATACAGATTTTGAGAAAGGCTTTATTCGCGCAGAAGTTATTGCTTACAATGACTATGTA